One genomic region from Longimicrobium sp. encodes:
- a CDS encoding medium chain dehydrogenase/reductase family protein — protein MRQVWITKRGGPEVLQVREAPDPEPKPGEIRIRVAAAGINFADILARMGLYPDAPPLPAVVGYEVAGTVDAVGEGVTGFEIGDRVGSMTRFGGYSDIACVPALQAIRLPDGLSFEEAAAIPVNYLTAWLMLVTLGNVRAGDRVLVHAVAGGVGQAALQICRWKGAEVIGTASASKHARLKELGVAHCIDYRTQDFLAETKRITGGRGVDIALDAVGGDSFRKSYRALAPLGRLYIFGASALATGKRRSLVSAARGLLAMPAFRPIPLMNANRGVHGVNLGHLWNQAARLREMLGEIVALVADGTFRPVVDRSFPFDRAGEAHEWMQDRKNFGKVLLTP, from the coding sequence ATGCGCCAAGTCTGGATCACCAAGCGGGGCGGGCCGGAGGTGCTGCAGGTGCGCGAGGCGCCCGACCCCGAGCCGAAGCCGGGCGAGATCCGCATCCGCGTGGCGGCGGCGGGGATCAACTTCGCCGACATCCTGGCGCGCATGGGGCTGTATCCCGACGCGCCGCCGCTTCCCGCCGTCGTGGGCTACGAGGTGGCGGGCACCGTCGACGCGGTGGGCGAGGGCGTCACCGGCTTCGAGATCGGCGACCGCGTGGGGTCGATGACGCGCTTCGGGGGATACTCGGACATCGCCTGCGTCCCCGCGCTGCAGGCGATCCGGCTGCCCGATGGATTGAGCTTCGAGGAGGCCGCCGCCATCCCGGTGAACTACCTGACCGCGTGGCTGATGCTGGTGACGCTCGGCAACGTGCGTGCGGGCGACCGGGTGCTGGTGCACGCGGTCGCCGGCGGCGTGGGGCAGGCGGCGCTGCAGATCTGCCGCTGGAAGGGCGCGGAGGTGATCGGCACCGCCAGCGCGTCCAAGCACGCGCGGCTGAAGGAGTTGGGCGTGGCGCACTGCATCGACTACCGCACGCAGGACTTCCTCGCGGAGACGAAGCGCATCACCGGCGGCCGCGGCGTGGACATCGCGCTCGACGCCGTCGGCGGCGACAGCTTCCGCAAGAGCTACAGGGCGCTCGCGCCGCTCGGCCGTCTCTACATCTTCGGTGCGTCCGCGCTGGCCACGGGGAAGCGGCGCAGCCTCGTCTCCGCCGCGCGCGGGCTGCTGGCGATGCCCGCGTTCCGTCCGATCCCCCTGATGAACGCCAACCGCGGCGTGCACGGCGTGAACCTGGGCCACCTCTGGAACCAGGCGGCGCGGCTGCGCGAGATGCTGGGCGAGATCGTGGCGCTGGTGGCGGACGGCACCTTCCGCCCCGTGGTCGACCGCTCGTTCCCGTTCGACCGCGCCGGGGAGGCGCACGAGTGGATGCAGGACCGCAAGAATTTCGGGAAGGTGCTGCTGACGCCGTAG
- a CDS encoding DUF4344 domain-containing metallopeptidase: MLRIPNLRRLTALALVPLACAAVAACEARGVREGAAQPPGVPTQFRPERAPGAQRAYAGRFRVAYWPMDDTLFARWQDDFRQAHFLEDVAGWMNDWVRLPQDVTLTFAQCGESNSFYEPRDRTVTVCFELVDELDQMFADDRDRDQAVNDALLFTTLHEVGHALVNVLDLPVTGREEDAVDQLASLILVDGAEDGDEAAVNGVRGLPDDDQLDDLAFADEHALNGQRFYNVLCLVYGQDPDAYADWTHDGTLPPERAERCPEEYEQTRASWQKLLGPYLRG; this comes from the coding sequence ATGCTCCGTATCCCGAACCTCCGCCGACTGACCGCCCTCGCGCTGGTGCCGCTGGCCTGCGCGGCCGTCGCGGCGTGCGAGGCGCGCGGCGTGCGCGAGGGCGCGGCGCAGCCGCCGGGGGTACCGACACAGTTCCGTCCGGAGCGGGCGCCGGGCGCGCAGCGTGCCTACGCTGGCCGCTTCCGGGTGGCGTACTGGCCGATGGACGACACGCTGTTCGCGCGCTGGCAGGACGACTTCCGGCAGGCGCACTTCCTGGAGGACGTGGCCGGCTGGATGAACGACTGGGTGCGGCTCCCCCAGGACGTGACGCTCACCTTCGCGCAGTGCGGCGAGTCGAACTCGTTCTACGAGCCGCGCGACCGGACGGTGACCGTCTGCTTCGAGCTGGTGGACGAGCTGGACCAGATGTTCGCCGACGACCGCGACCGCGACCAGGCGGTGAACGATGCGCTGCTCTTCACCACGCTGCACGAGGTGGGACACGCGCTGGTGAACGTGCTGGACCTGCCCGTCACTGGGCGCGAGGAGGACGCCGTGGACCAGCTGGCGTCGCTCATCCTGGTCGACGGCGCGGAGGACGGCGACGAGGCGGCGGTCAACGGCGTGCGCGGCCTTCCCGACGACGACCAGCTCGACGACCTGGCCTTCGCCGACGAGCACGCGCTGAACGGGCAGCGCTTCTACAACGTGCTCTGCCTGGTCTACGGCCAGGACCCCGACGCGTACGCAGACTGGACGCACGACGGCACCCTGCCGCCCGAGCGTGCCGAGCGCTGTCCCGAAGAGTACGAGCAGACACGCGCGAGCTGGCAGAAGCTGCTGGGGCCGTATCTGCGCGGGTGA